One Oscillatoria sp. FACHB-1406 DNA window includes the following coding sequences:
- a CDS encoding pentapeptide repeat-containing protein, whose amino-acid sequence MMISAIEDLKRAFESRSEIERIAELQQELMALRSQVQSEFKPIDDESASKTTAQENQAIVQQFLERVDRKTEPTELEVAVEVVRSESDLQRMRLSDEEFKLERLLLLVGFYREEDDEIAPKSELSEAEFLAQVRQGRTDFSNTEIENVDVCQQRYGGIILENSTLSNTHFKKCYFNSINFSQAISVDSDFSDSTFNLCQVLEADFSDSIFHNVQFYGTVLIESNFHNTLLKNAVFKDAKLNKVNFCKAVLKKARLSEAYLREVNLCESDLSQADLKKANLFNANLNNANLSGANLIGASFKGAKLNNTNFKAAIYDSQTYFDRDFDIAKTGAYLLEAGSNLEKATFLDYDLSSHNLRGANLAQASFIGTNLINANFEGTNLQGAVFKEVKLSSAKFSGANLEKANLMKLDLKHIDFSAATLNSSNLSNTDCYYTNFTGANLCNVDFRSANLSASRLVGANLQGADLRGANLRNADLTGANLTGANLGGVDLTSAKLKGATMPDGTVVE is encoded by the coding sequence ATGATGATTAGCGCGATTGAAGATTTAAAACGGGCTTTCGAGTCGCGATCGGAAATCGAACGCATTGCGGAACTTCAACAAGAACTTATGGCGCTGCGATCGCAAGTTCAAAGTGAATTTAAGCCTATTGATGATGAAAGTGCCTCCAAAACCACAGCACAAGAAAACCAAGCAATCGTTCAACAATTCCTCGAAAGAGTCGATCGCAAAACCGAGCCAACTGAGTTAGAGGTTGCGGTTGAAGTCGTCCGGAGCGAGTCAGATTTGCAACGAATGAGACTGAGCGATGAGGAGTTTAAGCTAGAGCGTCTTCTGTTGCTGGTGGGATTTTACCGGGAGGAGGATGATGAAATCGCGCCGAAATCCGAACTGAGTGAAGCCGAATTTTTAGCGCAAGTTCGTCAAGGGAGAACAGATTTTTCTAATACAGAGATCGAGAATGTTGATGTCTGTCAACAACGATATGGTGGAATAATTTTAGAAAATTCAACATTGAGCAATACTCACTTCAAAAAATGCTATTTTAACAGCATTAACTTTAGCCAAGCTATTTCAGTCGATTCAGATTTTAGTGATTCTACCTTTAACCTATGCCAAGTTTTAGAGGCTGATTTTAGCGATTCAATTTTTCACAATGTTCAATTTTATGGCACTGTATTAATTGAATCTAACTTTCATAACACTTTATTAAAAAATGCTGTTTTTAAGGATGCAAAACTAAACAAAGTTAATTTTTGCAAAGCAGTTTTAAAAAAAGCAAGGTTGTCTGAAGCCTATTTAAGAGAGGTAAATTTATGCGAATCAGATTTGAGCCAAGCTGACTTAAAGAAGGCAAATTTATTTAATGCAAACTTGAATAATGCTAATTTGTCTGGTGCTAACTTGATAGGAGCTAGTTTTAAAGGCGCTAAATTAAATAATACCAATTTTAAGGCAGCCATTTACGATAGCCAAACTTACTTCGATCGCGATTTTGATATAGCTAAAACAGGTGCGTACCTCCTTGAAGCTGGCTCTAATCTTGAAAAAGCGACTTTTTTAGATTACGATTTATCCAGCCATAACTTGAGGGGGGCTAACTTAGCGCAGGCGAGCTTTATAGGAACCAATCTTATTAATGCTAATTTTGAAGGAACAAATTTACAAGGAGCCGTTTTCAAAGAAGTTAAATTATCTAGTGCAAAGTTCAGTGGTGCAAACTTAGAGAAAGCTAATTTAATGAAGTTAGATTTGAAACATATTGACTTTAGTGCGGCAACGCTAAATTCATCCAACTTAAGTAATACTGACTGTTATTATACGAACTTTACTGGCGCAAATCTATGCAATGTTGATTTCAGAAGTGCCAATTTAAGTGCGTCGCGATTAGTCGGGGCAAATTTACAGG